Below is a genomic region from Bacillota bacterium.
CCACATGCCTCTTCCAATAGGTATGACGCCACATCAAAGCATCTGGATGAGGTTTGTTTTTTAGGTGTCTCAGGGATTCAATTGTTATGCCCAGGTCAGCTCCTGTAACACCGCTTGGCTTGTAGACCACCTCTAGAGTCTCGGGGTCAAAAGCAAACAGATTTGCGTCAAAGGCTAGGTGGTGATTGGCGCATAAGACTACGCCGTTTCTCGGGTCATCACTACCGTTTTCCGCTACAGGCCGAATATGTGCAGCCTGTAACATCTCGACTCTACTTACAGAGCAAACCGCGCACTTGGAACCGTAGCGCCTCAACACGTTAAACTTAAACAAGGGCTGATTATTTGACCTTTCACGTCTGGATACTTCTCTACTTCTTCGCGGTGTAGTAAGTTCAAACCGGGGCAACTCGTCGTCACGGCTAAGCCTTGGACTTGTAGGCTCTACCCACTCCTTCGACAGCGCTATCAGGAATATAGCGGCTTCATCATGCCATTCTTGAACGAGACCTACGGACCTCGCAATGCTTCGTCTTGTGACGAATGCGCTACGACGAAAATTGGTATTCCTAGAC
It encodes:
- a CDS encoding HNH endonuclease; protein product: MLQAAHIRPVAENGSDDPRNGVVLCANHHLAFDANLFAFDPETLEVVYKPSGVTGADLGITIESLRHLKNKPHPDALMWRHTYWKRHV